The following proteins come from a genomic window of Falco cherrug isolate bFalChe1 chromosome Z, bFalChe1.pri, whole genome shotgun sequence:
- the LOC102053107 gene encoding carbonic anhydrase 9 isoform X1 — protein sequence MPPCGRERSIAELLRGTPRRGRCREPDPVPGLGSPRCSLTEPGPGHSHWSYEDPEHWGVGYPDCAGTMQSPINIDTAKTIFSPQLRPIQLSGYSLPASEKLKLRNNGHTVLLELPETLAITGGYAQQYRAVQLHLHWGSPSGPGSEHTVNGHRFAAEIHVVHYNTKYDSVTEAMVYPDGLAVLGAFLEVGPRENPYYQEILQHLHKIQTEGKEVLVPGFNIAGLLPANMKFYFHYNGSLTTPPCYQTVKWTVFNQTMQLSHSQMSTLVMNLRNDDGKPLQNNYRLVQDLHRRQVLASFQTTLLSPKQTPSGSDASEAAEGHSGSSFHAGDVLAVLFGVLFAVTALAFLLYIYKHRSQNTRLDSPTKSKVIYTAASTENTA from the exons ATGCCCCCCTGTGGAAGGGAGCGGAGTATCGCAGAGCTCCTGCGAGGCACGCCGAGACGGGGCCGGTGCCGGGAGCCAGACCCAGTGCCGGGGCTGGGCTCGCCGCGATGCTCCCTTACTGAGCCTG GTCCTGGCCACAGTCACTGGAGCTATGAAG ACCCGGAGCACTGGGGTGTGGGCTACCCAGACTGTGCAGGCACCATGCAGTCACCCATCAACATTGACACGGCCAAGACCATCTTCAGCCCTCAGCTGCGGCCAATCCAGCTCTCTGGCTACAGCCTGCCCGCCAGCGAGAAGCTCAAGCTGAGGAACAACGGGCACACAG TTCTCCTTGAGCTGCCTGAGACACTGGCCATCACTGGTGGCTATGCCCAGCAGTACCGAGCCGTGCAACTGCACCTGCACTGGGGCTCCCCATCAGGACCTGGCTCAGAGCACACCGTCAACGGGCACCGCTTTGCTGCGGAG ATCCATGTGGTCCACTACAACACCAAGTATGACAGCGTTACGGAGGCAATGGTCTACCCAGATGGCCTGGCCGTACTGGGAGCCTTCCTGGAG GTTGGGCCAAGGGAGAACCCATACTATCAGGAAATACTTCAGCATCTGCACAAAATCCAAACAGAAG GCAAGGAAGTCTTGGTGCCCGGATTCAATATTGCAGGTCTGCTGCCTGCCAACATGAAATTCTACTTCCACTACAATGGCTCCCTGACCACCCCTCCCTGCTACCAGACAGTGAAGTGGACAGTCTTCAACCAGACCATGCAGCTCTCTCATAGCCAG ATGTCAACGCTGGTGATGAACCTGAGAAATGATGATGGCAAACCTCTGCAGAACAATTACCGGCTGGTGCAGGACCTGCACAGGCGACAGGTGCTGGCGAGTTTCCAGACCACCCTCCTTTCACCAAAGCAGACGCCTTCTG GTAGCGACGCCTCAGAAGCAGCAG AAGGACACTCTGGCTCTTCATTTCATGCAG GGGatgtgctggctgtgctcttTGGGGTGCTCTTTGCTGTCACGGCACTGGCATTCCTGCTGTACATCTACAAGCACCGCAGCCAGAACACACG GCTGGATTCGCCCACCAAATCCAAGGTCATCTACACAGCAGCCTCCACTGAGAACACCGCGTGA
- the LOC102053107 gene encoding carbonic anhydrase 9 isoform X3: MSRTALRVCLLLLAALGRAGSEHDQDQEHGDEDVPHSSEKGPGHSHWSYEDPEHWGVGYPDCAGTMQSPINIDTAKTIFSPQLRPIQLSGYSLPASEKLKLRNNGHTVLLELPETLAITGGYAQQYRAVQLHLHWGSPSGPGSEHTVNGHRFAAEIHVVHYNTKYDSVTEAMVYPDGLAVLGAFLEVGPRENPYYQEILQHLHKIQTEGKEVLVPGFNIAGLLPANMKFYFHYNGSLTTPPCYQTVKWTVFNQTMQLSHSQMSTLVMNLRNDDGKPLQNNYRLVQDLHRRQVLASFQTTLLSPKQTPSGSDASEAAEGHSGSSFHAGDVLAVLFGVLFAVTALAFLLYIYKHRSQNTRLDSPTKSKVIYTAASTENTA; this comes from the exons ATGAGCCGCACCGCGCTGCGGgtctgcctcctgctcctggccGCCCTGGGCCGCGCCGGCAGCGAGCACGACCAGGACCAGGAGCACGGCGACGAGGACGTTCCGCACTCCTCGGAGAAAG GTCCTGGCCACAGTCACTGGAGCTATGAAG ACCCGGAGCACTGGGGTGTGGGCTACCCAGACTGTGCAGGCACCATGCAGTCACCCATCAACATTGACACGGCCAAGACCATCTTCAGCCCTCAGCTGCGGCCAATCCAGCTCTCTGGCTACAGCCTGCCCGCCAGCGAGAAGCTCAAGCTGAGGAACAACGGGCACACAG TTCTCCTTGAGCTGCCTGAGACACTGGCCATCACTGGTGGCTATGCCCAGCAGTACCGAGCCGTGCAACTGCACCTGCACTGGGGCTCCCCATCAGGACCTGGCTCAGAGCACACCGTCAACGGGCACCGCTTTGCTGCGGAG ATCCATGTGGTCCACTACAACACCAAGTATGACAGCGTTACGGAGGCAATGGTCTACCCAGATGGCCTGGCCGTACTGGGAGCCTTCCTGGAG GTTGGGCCAAGGGAGAACCCATACTATCAGGAAATACTTCAGCATCTGCACAAAATCCAAACAGAAG GCAAGGAAGTCTTGGTGCCCGGATTCAATATTGCAGGTCTGCTGCCTGCCAACATGAAATTCTACTTCCACTACAATGGCTCCCTGACCACCCCTCCCTGCTACCAGACAGTGAAGTGGACAGTCTTCAACCAGACCATGCAGCTCTCTCATAGCCAG ATGTCAACGCTGGTGATGAACCTGAGAAATGATGATGGCAAACCTCTGCAGAACAATTACCGGCTGGTGCAGGACCTGCACAGGCGACAGGTGCTGGCGAGTTTCCAGACCACCCTCCTTTCACCAAAGCAGACGCCTTCTG GTAGCGACGCCTCAGAAGCAGCAG AAGGACACTCTGGCTCTTCATTTCATGCAG GGGatgtgctggctgtgctcttTGGGGTGCTCTTTGCTGTCACGGCACTGGCATTCCTGCTGTACATCTACAAGCACCGCAGCCAGAACACACG GCTGGATTCGCCCACCAAATCCAAGGTCATCTACACAGCAGCCTCCACTGAGAACACCGCGTGA
- the LOC102052935 gene encoding gamma-secretase subunit Aph-1b-like, giving the protein MTLAVFFGCTFIAFGPALGLFLFTIAHDPLRIIILIAGAFFWLVSLLLSSLIWFIAVKASDPRDELLQKGLLIFGVMFSVLLQEAFRFLYYKLLRKAIEGLMALSEDGCSPISIQQMAYVAGVGFGLMSGAFSMINLLADALGPGTVGIHGDSQLYFLTSAFMTMVLIFLHTFWGILFFHGCEHQRWWEITAVIAMHLAVSGSTFCNPLYVGSLVPSYLLMATAAAWAYLLSGGSAQNLQRFLLCLQSGASPQPGS; this is encoded by the exons ATGACGCTCGCCGTGTTCTTCGGGTGCACCTTCATCGCCTTCGGGCCGGCGCTCGGCCTCTTCCTCTTCACCATCGCCCACGACCCGCTCCGCATCATCATCCTCATCGCCGG GGCTTTCTTCTGGCTGgtgtcactgctgctgtcctcCCTCATCTGGTTTATCGCAGTTAAAGCCAGTGACCCCCGGGATGAGCTGTTGCAGAAGGGGCTTCTGATATTTGGGGTGATGTTCTccgtgctgctgcaggaggccttCCGCTTCCTCTACTACAAGCTTCTCAG GAAGGCCATCGAGGGATTGATGGCCCTCAGTGAGGACGGCTGCTCCCCCATTTCCATCCAGCAAATGGCATATG TGGCTGGCGTGGGCTTCGGGCTCATGAGTGGCGCCTTCTCCATGATCAATCTGCTGGCAGACGCGTTAGGGCCCGGCACAGTGGGCATCCATGGGGATTCACAGCTTTACTTCCTGACCTCAG CTTTTATGACCATGGTGCTGATTTTCCTTCACACCTTCTGGGGGATCCTCTTCTTCCACGGCTGTGAGCATCAGCGCTGGTGGGAGATCACAGCGGTCATTGCCATGCACCTTGCTGTTTCGGGGTCG ACATTTTGCAACCCCCTGTACGTGGGAAGCCTGGTGCCCTCCTACCTGCTGatggccactgctgctgcctgggcttACCTACTTTCGGGGGGATCTGCCCAGAACCTGCAGCGCTTCCTGCTTT GTCTACAGAGTGGAGCCAGTCCCCAGCCGGGATCCTGA
- the LOC102053107 gene encoding carbonic anhydrase 9 isoform X2, which yields MPPCGRERSIAELLRGTPRRGRCREPDPVPGLGSPRCSLTEPGPGHSHWSYEDPEHWGVGYPDCAGTMQSPINIDTAKTIFSPQLRPIQLSGYSLPASEKLKLRNNGHTVLLELPETLAITGGYAQQYRAVQLHLHWGSPSGPGSEHTVNGHRFAAEIHVVHYNTKYDSVTEAMVYPDGLAVLGAFLEVGPRENPYYQEILQHLHKIQTEGKEVLVPGFNIAGLLPANMKFYFHYNGSLTTPPCYQTVKWTVFNQTMQLSHSQMSTLVMNLRNDDGKPLQNNYRLVQDLHRRQVLASFQTTLLSPKQTPSEGHSGSSFHAGDVLAVLFGVLFAVTALAFLLYIYKHRSQNTRLDSPTKSKVIYTAASTENTA from the exons ATGCCCCCCTGTGGAAGGGAGCGGAGTATCGCAGAGCTCCTGCGAGGCACGCCGAGACGGGGCCGGTGCCGGGAGCCAGACCCAGTGCCGGGGCTGGGCTCGCCGCGATGCTCCCTTACTGAGCCTG GTCCTGGCCACAGTCACTGGAGCTATGAAG ACCCGGAGCACTGGGGTGTGGGCTACCCAGACTGTGCAGGCACCATGCAGTCACCCATCAACATTGACACGGCCAAGACCATCTTCAGCCCTCAGCTGCGGCCAATCCAGCTCTCTGGCTACAGCCTGCCCGCCAGCGAGAAGCTCAAGCTGAGGAACAACGGGCACACAG TTCTCCTTGAGCTGCCTGAGACACTGGCCATCACTGGTGGCTATGCCCAGCAGTACCGAGCCGTGCAACTGCACCTGCACTGGGGCTCCCCATCAGGACCTGGCTCAGAGCACACCGTCAACGGGCACCGCTTTGCTGCGGAG ATCCATGTGGTCCACTACAACACCAAGTATGACAGCGTTACGGAGGCAATGGTCTACCCAGATGGCCTGGCCGTACTGGGAGCCTTCCTGGAG GTTGGGCCAAGGGAGAACCCATACTATCAGGAAATACTTCAGCATCTGCACAAAATCCAAACAGAAG GCAAGGAAGTCTTGGTGCCCGGATTCAATATTGCAGGTCTGCTGCCTGCCAACATGAAATTCTACTTCCACTACAATGGCTCCCTGACCACCCCTCCCTGCTACCAGACAGTGAAGTGGACAGTCTTCAACCAGACCATGCAGCTCTCTCATAGCCAG ATGTCAACGCTGGTGATGAACCTGAGAAATGATGATGGCAAACCTCTGCAGAACAATTACCGGCTGGTGCAGGACCTGCACAGGCGACAGGTGCTGGCGAGTTTCCAGACCACCCTCCTTTCACCAAAGCAGACGCCTTCTG AAGGACACTCTGGCTCTTCATTTCATGCAG GGGatgtgctggctgtgctcttTGGGGTGCTCTTTGCTGTCACGGCACTGGCATTCCTGCTGTACATCTACAAGCACCGCAGCCAGAACACACG GCTGGATTCGCCCACCAAATCCAAGGTCATCTACACAGCAGCCTCCACTGAGAACACCGCGTGA